The Horticoccus luteus DNA window AACAGTCACTACTGGGACGCCGGCTGCGCCACCCAACGCCTCGCCGAGGCGCTCGACGTGCCGCACGTGCACACGCCCCACTCGCTCGGCGTCTGGAAAAAGCAGCTCATGGAGCGCGATTTCCCCACTGATGCGGAGAACTTCGAGCAGAAATACAATTTCGCCGAACGCATCCGGCAGGAGACGCTCCTTTACCGCACGTGCGACGTCGTCGTCGCCACCACGCCGCCCCAACTCGACATGCTCGTGCACGACTACGGTGCGCCGGCCGGCCAGGTCCACATGATCCCGCCCGGCTACGACGACAACCGCTACTATCCCGTCAGCGCCGCCTCCCGCACGTCGATCCGCCAGCGTCTCGGCTTTGAAGGCAAGGTCGTCCTCGCGCTCGGCCGTCTCGCGCGTAACAAGGGCTACGATCTCCTGCTCGAAGCGTTCACCCTTGTCGCGAGCCGCATCCCCGACGCCCGTCTGCATCTCGCCGCGGGCGGCATGGAAATCAGCAGTGACGAACGCGCCTTGCTGCAGGAGCTCAAGGAACTCGCGGTGCGCCTTAACATCGACGACCGCGTTACGTGGGGCACCTACATCGCCGATTCCGAACTCGCGGACTATTACCGCGCCGCGGATGTGTTCGTTTTGAGCAGCCGTTACGAACCGTTCGGCATGACCGCCATCGAGGCCATGGCCTGCGGCACGCCCGCCGTCATCACGACCCACGGCGGCCTCTTTCGCGCCGTCACGTTCGGCCGGCATGCGCTCTACGCCGACACCTTTGATCGCGAGGATCTCGGCATCTCCATCGTCAAAATCCTGCGGCATCCCGGCCTCGCGTTGCGACTCTCGCGCATGGGCGCGCACAAGGCCCGCAGCTTGTTCACGTGGACCGGCATCGCCCAGCAACTCATCAGCCTCGTCGAAGAACGCCCCACACCCCAGGCCTTTGCCGACAACGAATGGGACGAACCGTGGAACGACGGCGATTGAACCTCCTCCAACTCCGAACCCACCCGGCCCACCGCGGTCGACTTTCCCGATGCCCGACACCCAGTCCATTCGTCTTTTCAGCAGCGATCTCGATAACACCCTCCTCGGGAATCCGGAATCGACCCGTCGCTTCAAACTCGCCTGGGAAGGCATTCCCGCCGCGCAACGCCCCCTCCTCGTCTATAATAGCGGCCGCCTGCTCAGCGACCTCGACCAACTCCTCGGAGCCGAGCAACTCCCCGCGCCCGACTATCTGATCGGCGGCGTCGGCACGCAGATCTACGACGCGCGCGCCGGCCGTGCGCTCCACGATTTCGATGGCGAACTCGCCCTCGGCTGGGATCGCGACCGCGTGGCCGCCATCGCCGCAGCGTTTCCCGGCGTCCGGCCGCAGCCCAACCAATACCAGCATCCCTTCAAGTCGAGTTGGTATCTTGAACGCGCCAATCGCGCCACGATCACCCGCCTCTCCGATCAATTCACTGCCGCCGGCCTCGACGTGAGCATCGTTTACTCCAGCCTGCGCGACCTCGACATTCTCCCGAAAAACGCCGCCAAAGGCGCCGCGCTCCGCTGGCTGTGTCAACGCCTCGACCTTACCCTCGACCGCGTGCTCGTCGCCGGCGACACCGGCAACGACAGCAGCATGTTTCTTCTGCCCGGCGTGCGCGGCATCGTCGTCGAAAACGCCCAACCCGAACTCTTCGAGGACGTCGTCGAAATTCCCGTTTACTGCAGCCGCCAGGTCATGGCCGACGGCGTCGTCGACGGCTTGCGCCACTACGGCGTCATCGCCCAATCGCCCCTCGTCCGCGACACCGTCCACGCCGCGCGCTCGTCCCGCGGCGCCTTCAAGATGCTTTTCACCGGCACCCGCCTCGGCTCGCTCGGCCCCGACGACCAGGCGTTTCTCCGCCTCGCCTACGAAAAAGCGCTCGCAGCCCTCCGCCGCAACATCACGCCCCTCGGCTTCTCCGCCTGCTCGCTCGCCGACAACACCGTCACCGGCACCGATGCCAACTACCGCAGCGTCTGGGCGCGCGATGGCAGCATCACGCTCATCAACACCCTCGACGTCGATGATGACGACATCCGTTCCGCCGGTCGCCGCACCCTCGATACGCTTCTCCGCGCCATCGCCGTCAACGGCCAGATTCCCGCCAACGTCCGCCTCGACGACGGCGTGCCGGATTACGCCGGCGTCGGCAATATCTGCTCCATCGACAGCGGCCTGTGGGTCATCATCGCGTTCTACAACTACGTCGAGAAGACCGGCGATCTCGACTTTCTGCGCACGCACGCCGCCCGACTCCAGCGCGCAATGGACTGGATCAGCGCGCACGACAGTAACAACGACGGCCTCCTCGAAATCCCCGAAGCCGGCGACTGGACCGATCTCTTCGGCCGCAGTTACAACGTCCTCTACGACGAGGTCCTGTGGTTTCGCGCCAACGTCTGCTTCGGCCGCTTGCTGGAGTTTCAAGGCGAATACGAACGCGCCAGCGACTACCTCCGCTGGTCGCAACACATCCGCGGCCGCGTGATCGACACCTTCTGGCCGCACACGCGCCCCGCCGCCAACCTCCCCGAAACCGCGAACCGTTTCGCCGAACGCCAGTTCAGCCTCGGCGACACCCAATACCTCATCGCCGAAGTCACCCCGTTCGCCTTCAACTGGCGCTGCGACGTCTTCGGCAACGTGCTCGGGTTTCTCATGAACCTCCTCGACATCGAGCGCGCGCGCACCGCCTTCCGCTTCATGTGGAGCGTCGGCGTCAACGAACCTTACCCCGTCGCGAACCTCTATCCCGTCGTGCAATCCGGCGATCCCGACTGGCGCGCCTACTATACCGTCAACCTCCTCAACCTCCCCCATCACTACCACAACGGCGGCATCTGGCCGTTCGTCGGCGGCATGTGGGTGCGCTTCATTCACCGCCTCGGCCTCCATGAGGTCGCCGAACGCGAACTCCTCCGCCTCGCCAAACTGAACCAACTCGGCCGGCGCGACGAATGGGAGTTCAACGAGTGGGCGCACGGCGTCACCGGCCGCCCGATGGGCAAAGCCTACCAGGCCTGGTCCGCCGCGTCGTTCGTCCGCGCCTGCCAGGAAATCGAAGCCGACCCCGACCATCTCGCCGATGAGTGATCCTTCTCCGACGACAAATCCGGCGCCCGCGGGCGCCGGACGGCGCGCGCTCTGCTTCGGCGAAATTCTCTGGGACTTTCTCCCCGACGGTCTCTTCCCCGGCGGCGCACCGTTCAACGTCGCCTATCACCTTCACCGCCTCGGCCTCACAACATATCCCGTCTCATCCGTGGGCGACGATGTGCTCGGCCGCGAATTGTTGCGCCGGTTGCGTGACTGGAAAATCCCTGTCGACCTCATCGCCACCGATCCCGCGCGCCCCACCGGCTACGTCCGCGCCGCAATCACCGCGACCGGCGATGCGCACTACGATATTGTCCGCGACGTCGCGTGGGATGCCATCCCCGCGCCCACCGCGGCGCTGGCTCTCGCCGCCTCGACCGACGTGCTCGTCTTCGGTTCGCTCGCGGCGCGCTCCCCCGAAAACCGCGCGACCCTGCATCGCCTGCTCGCTGCGCTCCCGGCCACCGCGTGGCGCGTCTTCGACATCAATCTGCGCGCGCCCTTCGATGATCTCGCCGTCGTCGCCGAACTCGCCGCGCACGCCACCGTTTTAAAACTCAATGCCGCCGAAGCCGCCCGCCTCGCCGGTGCCACCGAGTCTCCCGGCTCCGAAGAAACGCACGCGCGCAACGTGCAGCAGCGGTTCGCCGTTCCGCTCGTCGTGGTCACCGCCGCCGACCGCGGCGCCGGCCTCCTGCGCGACGACCATTGGCACTGGGAAACAGCCCGCCCGGTCGCGGTTGCAGACACCGTCGGGGCCGGCGATGCATTTCTCGCTCGCCTGATCGCCGGCCTGCTGGCGCGCGCCAGCGAGCCCCGGATTCTCGCCGCCGCTTGCCGCCTGGGCGAATGGGTCGCCGCTCAACGTGGCGCCACTCCCGCCTACACCTCCGCAACGCCCTCCGCATAAATTTATATGAACCTGTCATCCCTTCACCTCGAACACTTCGAACAATA harbors:
- a CDS encoding HAD-IIB family hydrolase translates to MPDTQSIRLFSSDLDNTLLGNPESTRRFKLAWEGIPAAQRPLLVYNSGRLLSDLDQLLGAEQLPAPDYLIGGVGTQIYDARAGRALHDFDGELALGWDRDRVAAIAAAFPGVRPQPNQYQHPFKSSWYLERANRATITRLSDQFTAAGLDVSIVYSSLRDLDILPKNAAKGAALRWLCQRLDLTLDRVLVAGDTGNDSSMFLLPGVRGIVVENAQPELFEDVVEIPVYCSRQVMADGVVDGLRHYGVIAQSPLVRDTVHAARSSRGAFKMLFTGTRLGSLGPDDQAFLRLAYEKALAALRRNITPLGFSACSLADNTVTGTDANYRSVWARDGSITLINTLDVDDDDIRSAGRRTLDTLLRAIAVNGQIPANVRLDDGVPDYAGVGNICSIDSGLWVIIAFYNYVEKTGDLDFLRTHAARLQRAMDWISAHDSNNDGLLEIPEAGDWTDLFGRSYNVLYDEVLWFRANVCFGRLLEFQGEYERASDYLRWSQHIRGRVIDTFWPHTRPAANLPETANRFAERQFSLGDTQYLIAEVTPFAFNWRCDVFGNVLGFLMNLLDIERARTAFRFMWSVGVNEPYPVANLYPVVQSGDPDWRAYYTVNLLNLPHHYHNGGIWPFVGGMWVRFIHRLGLHEVAERELLRLAKLNQLGRRDEWEFNEWAHGVTGRPMGKAYQAWSAASFVRACQEIEADPDHLADE
- a CDS encoding glycosyltransferase translates to MSLFPESSLPRIGMVSTHGYVAAEPPLGAADTGGQVVYVLELARKLGQLGFEVDIWTRRFEDQPEIDVMTERVRVIRIPCGGRDFIGKEYLQRHLDEWAERALRFIHLHRLNYHFFNSHYWDAGCATQRLAEALDVPHVHTPHSLGVWKKQLMERDFPTDAENFEQKYNFAERIRQETLLYRTCDVVVATTPPQLDMLVHDYGAPAGQVHMIPPGYDDNRYYPVSAASRTSIRQRLGFEGKVVLALGRLARNKGYDLLLEAFTLVASRIPDARLHLAAGGMEISSDERALLQELKELAVRLNIDDRVTWGTYIADSELADYYRAADVFVLSSRYEPFGMTAIEAMACGTPAVITTHGGLFRAVTFGRHALYADTFDREDLGISIVKILRHPGLALRLSRMGAHKARSLFTWTGIAQQLISLVEERPTPQAFADNEWDEPWNDGD
- a CDS encoding PfkB family carbohydrate kinase, whose translation is MSDPSPTTNPAPAGAGRRALCFGEILWDFLPDGLFPGGAPFNVAYHLHRLGLTTYPVSSVGDDVLGRELLRRLRDWKIPVDLIATDPARPTGYVRAAITATGDAHYDIVRDVAWDAIPAPTAALALAASTDVLVFGSLAARSPENRATLHRLLAALPATAWRVFDINLRAPFDDLAVVAELAAHATVLKLNAAEAARLAGATESPGSEETHARNVQQRFAVPLVVVTAADRGAGLLRDDHWHWETARPVAVADTVGAGDAFLARLIAGLLARASEPRILAAACRLGEWVAAQRGATPAYTSATPSA